From the genome of Novosphingobium sp. TH158, one region includes:
- a CDS encoding oligosaccharide flippase family protein, whose translation MADHDLTDPDEGGREPATMSVRGAALWAMGGQYLSFAIQFVTSVLISRFFLSPEEVGLFSIAMAAALLASVLQDFGLSRYIAGLPRIDKAEIARCSSVAHAFSLVVAGLIAASAWPMAEAYDQPDLLPIMLIIASSYLFIPFAVVPLALLGRTMTFTAHFKINVGGALAQGLVSLGFAAAGFSAYALAWGTLAFALVRGAIAQWIRPASPWPLQLDGMKPIVSTGSRLTTLYAIGAAGSRSPDLIVGKALGLLAVGLYSRAASLADQFRMLIAGAIGSVFYPAFARIRDRGEPLGPAYLRVCAGYSAVVWPGMAGLALASEPVVRLLYGEAWIGVAPLLAMIALSEILLVSLPLHTDLPILTGKLNQLIRVNLIDTLMAIAVLVAGCAWGLEGAAGSRLVYGAAWVLLYARFLHRLIGFDAKALLGIYARSALATLAALVPLALTYAFIVPPSQIGFFTLAAAAGAGVLLWLGCLALLRHPALDDLLGIAAHIPFASRILPIARLAR comes from the coding sequence ATGGCTGATCATGACCTGACCGATCCGGACGAAGGCGGGCGCGAACCGGCAACGATGAGCGTGCGCGGTGCCGCGCTCTGGGCGATGGGCGGGCAGTACCTGTCCTTCGCCATCCAGTTCGTCACGTCAGTGCTGATCTCGCGCTTCTTCCTCAGCCCGGAAGAAGTGGGCCTGTTCTCGATCGCCATGGCCGCGGCTTTGCTGGCCTCGGTGCTGCAGGACTTCGGGCTTTCCCGCTACATCGCCGGCCTGCCCCGCATCGACAAGGCAGAGATCGCGCGCTGCTCCTCGGTCGCCCACGCCTTCTCGCTGGTTGTCGCCGGGCTGATCGCCGCTTCGGCATGGCCGATGGCCGAGGCCTATGACCAGCCCGACCTGCTGCCGATCATGCTGATCATTGCATCGAGCTATCTGTTCATTCCCTTCGCCGTCGTGCCGCTCGCCCTGCTGGGCCGGACGATGACCTTTACCGCGCACTTCAAGATCAACGTCGGCGGTGCGCTGGCGCAGGGGCTCGTCTCGCTCGGCTTCGCGGCGGCGGGCTTTTCTGCCTATGCGCTGGCCTGGGGCACGCTGGCCTTCGCCCTCGTGCGCGGAGCAATCGCGCAGTGGATCCGCCCGGCATCGCCTTGGCCGCTGCAGCTCGATGGCATGAAGCCGATCGTTTCGACCGGATCGCGCCTGACGACGCTCTATGCCATCGGCGCGGCCGGCTCGCGATCGCCAGACCTGATTGTCGGCAAGGCGCTCGGCCTGCTGGCCGTCGGGCTCTACAGCCGGGCAGCAAGCCTGGCCGACCAGTTCCGCATGCTGATCGCCGGAGCCATCGGATCGGTGTTCTACCCGGCCTTCGCGCGCATACGCGACCGCGGCGAGCCCTTGGGCCCGGCTTACCTTCGGGTCTGCGCCGGCTATTCGGCGGTGGTCTGGCCGGGGATGGCCGGCCTTGCCCTGGCATCCGAACCGGTCGTCCGCCTGCTCTATGGCGAGGCGTGGATCGGCGTTGCCCCCTTGCTGGCGATGATCGCGCTGTCCGAGATCCTGCTTGTATCGCTGCCGCTGCATACCGACCTGCCGATCCTGACCGGCAAGCTCAACCAGCTGATCCGCGTCAACCTGATCGATACGCTGATGGCCATCGCTGTGCTGGTGGCCGGGTGCGCCTGGGGCCTGGAAGGGGCGGCCGGATCGCGGCTGGTCTATGGTGCGGCCTGGGTGCTGCTTTATGCCCGCTTCCTTCACCGGCTGATCGGTTTCGATGCGAAGGCCCTGCTGGGCATCTATGCCCGCAGTGCCCTGGCGACGCTGGCTGCGCTGGTGCCGCTGGCGCTGACCTATGCCTTCATTGTCCCGCCATCGCAGATCGGCTTCTTCACGCTGGCCGCCGCTGCGGGCGCGGGGGTGCTGCTCTGGCTGGGCTGCCTTGCCCTGCTGCGCCACCCCGCGCTGGACGACCTGCTGGGCATTGCCGCGCACATTCCCTTTGCCAGCCGGATTCTGCCAATCGCCCGCCTCGCCCGCTGA
- a CDS encoding retroviral-like aspartic protease family protein, whose amino-acid sequence MNPIAAGLLIAMSVPSLHSAQGAGEASETDIVDTAKDSRNRLTVPVRLGDHGPFRFLVDTGSQNTVVANSLVSRLALVPKSRARLIGVAGMQVVDTVEIEEVMLGRRSYYGILAPILDRKDIGAEGILGIDSLQDQRILLDFRKGLMAVNDARSLGGNIGFEIVVTARKRSGQLIMTNAKIDGITVDVVIDTGSDTTLGNRALQRAMGKRGVAVEQTLLHSVTGQTLLADVAYGNKLDMQGISITRPTIAYSDSPTFEHLKLDKRPAILLGMREMRVFPRIAIDFKARKVLFDLPDAGDPAYFGLPPEGAASPRGE is encoded by the coding sequence ATGAACCCGATAGCCGCAGGCCTGCTGATCGCCATGTCCGTGCCCTCGCTGCACAGCGCGCAGGGCGCGGGCGAAGCCAGCGAGACAGACATCGTCGATACCGCAAAGGATTCGCGCAACCGGCTGACCGTTCCCGTCAGGCTGGGCGACCATGGCCCGTTCCGCTTCCTTGTCGATACCGGATCCCAGAACACGGTGGTGGCCAATTCGCTGGTCAGCCGCCTGGCCCTGGTGCCCAAGTCGCGCGCCAGGCTGATCGGCGTGGCCGGGATGCAGGTGGTCGATACGGTCGAGATCGAGGAAGTGATGCTGGGCCGCCGCTCCTATTACGGCATCCTGGCCCCGATCCTCGATCGCAAGGACATCGGCGCCGAAGGCATCCTTGGCATCGACAGCCTGCAGGACCAGCGCATCCTGCTCGATTTCCGCAAGGGCCTGATGGCGGTCAACGATGCGCGCTCGCTGGGCGGCAACATCGGCTTCGAGATCGTCGTTACCGCGCGCAAGCGTTCCGGCCAGCTGATCATGACCAACGCCAAGATCGACGGCATCACCGTGGACGTGGTCATCGATACCGGTTCGGACACCACGCTGGGCAATCGCGCGCTACAACGCGCCATGGGCAAGCGCGGCGTGGCGGTGGAGCAGACCCTGCTCCATTCCGTGACCGGGCAGACCCTGCTGGCCGACGTCGCCTATGGCAACAAGCTCGACATGCAGGGGATTTCCATCACCCGCCCGACCATCGCCTATTCCGATTCGCCCACCTTCGAACACCTCAAGCTCGACAAGCGGCCCGCGATCCTGCTGGGCATGCGCGAGATGCGGGTGTTCCCGCGCATCGCCATAGACTTCAAGGCGCGCAAGGTGCTGTTCGACCTGCCCGATGCCGGCGACCCGGCCTATTTCGGCCTGCCGCCGGAAGGTGCGGCAAGCCCCCGGGGCGAGTGA
- a CDS encoding ABC transporter ATP-binding protein/permease has protein sequence MPPDRHANEPGARHDGWSTLSRFLPYLWPRDNPGLKARIVWSVLLILAAKAVTLALPFAYKRAVDTMSLPAGTGPVFTIAFAFVLAYALGRFSSVLFDNVRNMVFERVGQDATRALSEDVFARLHRLSLRFHLARRTGEVTKVIERGTKSIDTMLYFMLFNIAPTVIELLAVAVIFQLQFGWELVAATAFSVALYAWATRTITEWRNHLREKMNRLDGQAMARAVDSLLNYETVKYFSAERREEARFAQATSAYAQAAVQSNNSLGLLNIAQAAIANLLMAGAMGFTVWGWSEGRFTVGDLVFVNTYLLQLFRPLDMLGMVYRTINQGLIDMAAMFKLLDTEVEVKDAPGAPALVVSRPSLAFDNVVFGYDKDRTILHGLSFEVPAGSQVAIVGPSGAGKSTIARLVFRFYDPWSGRVLIDGQDIREVTQDSLRKVLGIVPQDSVLFNESIGYNIAYGREGAGPEDVEAAARAAALMPLIDRLPKRFDTEVGERGLKLSGGEKQRVAIARTLVKNPPILLLDEATSALDTRTEQDILATLHNVAEGRTSLSIAHRLSTIADADQILVLSEGRLAESGTHADLLRRDGLYAEMWARQASEKEELNEAAE, from the coding sequence ATGCCGCCAGATCGCCACGCCAACGAACCCGGTGCCCGCCATGATGGCTGGAGCACGCTCAGCCGTTTCCTGCCCTACCTGTGGCCGCGGGATAATCCGGGGCTGAAGGCGCGCATCGTCTGGTCGGTGCTGCTGATCCTGGCAGCCAAGGCGGTAACGCTGGCCCTGCCCTTCGCCTACAAGCGCGCGGTCGATACGATGAGCCTGCCGGCGGGAACGGGGCCGGTGTTCACCATCGCCTTCGCTTTCGTGCTGGCCTATGCGCTCGGCCGCTTTTCCAGCGTGCTGTTCGACAATGTCCGCAACATGGTGTTCGAGCGGGTCGGACAGGACGCCACCCGCGCCCTCTCGGAAGACGTGTTCGCCCGGCTGCACCGCCTTTCGCTGCGCTTCCACCTTGCCCGCCGCACCGGCGAAGTGACCAAGGTGATCGAGCGCGGGACCAAGAGCATCGACACGATGCTCTACTTCATGCTGTTCAACATCGCCCCCACCGTGATCGAGCTGCTGGCCGTGGCGGTGATCTTCCAGCTGCAGTTCGGCTGGGAGCTGGTGGCGGCAACCGCCTTTTCGGTGGCGCTCTACGCATGGGCCACCCGCACCATCACCGAATGGCGCAACCACCTGCGCGAAAAGATGAACCGGCTCGACGGGCAGGCCATGGCCCGCGCGGTCGATTCGCTGCTCAATTACGAGACGGTGAAGTATTTCTCCGCCGAGCGGCGCGAGGAAGCGCGCTTTGCCCAGGCCACCAGCGCCTATGCCCAGGCCGCGGTGCAGAGCAACAACAGCCTTGGCCTGCTCAACATCGCGCAGGCCGCCATTGCCAACCTGCTGATGGCAGGCGCCATGGGCTTTACCGTCTGGGGCTGGTCCGAGGGCCGCTTCACCGTGGGCGACCTCGTCTTCGTCAATACCTACCTGCTGCAGCTGTTCCGCCCGCTCGACATGCTGGGCATGGTCTATCGCACGATCAACCAGGGGCTGATCGACATGGCGGCCATGTTCAAGCTGCTGGATACCGAAGTGGAAGTGAAGGACGCCCCCGGCGCGCCGGCGCTGGTCGTTTCGCGCCCCAGCCTGGCCTTCGACAATGTCGTGTTCGGCTATGACAAGGACCGCACCATCCTGCACGGCCTGTCCTTCGAGGTGCCCGCCGGATCGCAGGTGGCCATCGTCGGCCCTTCAGGCGCGGGCAAGAGCACGATCGCCCGGCTGGTGTTCCGCTTCTACGATCCCTGGTCCGGCCGGGTGCTGATCGACGGGCAGGACATCCGCGAGGTCACGCAGGATTCGCTGCGCAAGGTGCTGGGCATCGTGCCGCAGGATTCGGTGCTGTTCAACGAATCGATCGGCTACAACATCGCCTATGGCCGCGAAGGTGCGGGGCCCGAAGATGTCGAGGCTGCCGCCCGCGCCGCCGCGCTGATGCCGCTGATCGACCGCCTGCCCAAGCGCTTCGATACCGAAGTGGGCGAGCGCGGGCTGAAGCTTTCGGGTGGCGAGAAGCAGCGCGTGGCGATTGCCCGCACGCTGGTGAAGAACCCGCCGATCCTGCTGCTCGACGAGGCGACTTCCGCGCTCGATACCCGGACCGAACAGGACATCCTCGCCACGCTGCACAACGTGGCAGAGGGGCGCACCTCGCTCTCCATCGCGCACCGGCTCTCGACGATTGCCGATGCCGACCAGATCCTGGTGCTGAGCGAAGGTCGCCTCGCCGAAAGCGGCACCCATGCCGACCTGCTGCGCCGCGACGGGCTCTATGCCGAAATGTGGGCGCGGCAGGCGAGCGAGAAGGAAGAGCTTAACGAGGCGGCGGAATAA
- a CDS encoding DUF1737 domain-containing protein: protein MTETASLPASPPDGRLVYRCLTGKDDHAFCERVSKALEEGWRLHGSPSITWSVQDNCGYLAQAVVWGGADVVKR, encoded by the coding sequence ATGACCGAAACCGCCTCACTTCCCGCCAGCCCGCCCGATGGCCGGCTTGTCTATCGCTGCCTCACCGGCAAGGACGACCACGCCTTCTGCGAGCGCGTCTCCAAGGCGCTGGAAGAAGGGTGGCGGCTGCACGGATCGCCCAGCATCACCTGGAGCGTGCAGGACAACTGCGGCTACCTTGCCCAGGCCGTGGTCTGGGGCGGGGCGGACGTGGTGAAGCGCTGA
- the hslU gene encoding ATP-dependent protease ATPase subunit HslU, giving the protein MTQNLTPKAIVAALDEHIIGQAEAKKAVAVALRNRWRRQRLSPELRDEVTPKNILMIGPTGCGKTEISRRLAKLADAPFVKVEATKFTEVGYVGRDVEQIARDLAEEAIRLEKDRRREAVREAASKAAMDRLLKALVGENASEATRESFRQRIVENAMNDVEVEIEVEDAPSMPFELPGMGGNVGMINLSDIMGKAMGRQNLKRRKLKVPDAWDKLVDEEAEKRMDQDDVARVALANAETNGIVFLDEIDKIAVSDVRGGSVSREGVQRDLLPLIEGTTVSTKYGPMKTDHVLFIASGAFHVAKPSDMLPELQGRLPIRVELSALSEDDFVRILSETRANLVQQYKALLETEKVTVEFTPEAIREIAQIAAQVNESVENIGARRLQTVMEKLLEELSFEAEDREGEVVTIDATYVSDRLTDLAQDADLSKYIL; this is encoded by the coding sequence ATGACCCAGAACCTCACCCCCAAGGCGATCGTCGCTGCGCTCGACGAGCATATCATCGGCCAGGCCGAGGCGAAGAAGGCCGTGGCCGTGGCGCTGCGGAACCGCTGGCGCCGGCAGCGGCTCAGCCCCGAGCTGCGCGACGAGGTGACGCCCAAGAACATCCTGATGATCGGACCGACCGGCTGCGGCAAGACCGAGATCAGCCGCCGCCTGGCCAAGCTGGCCGATGCGCCCTTCGTGAAGGTTGAGGCGACCAAGTTCACCGAGGTCGGCTATGTCGGCCGCGATGTCGAACAGATCGCCCGCGACCTGGCCGAAGAAGCGATCCGCCTCGAAAAGGACCGCCGCCGCGAGGCGGTGCGCGAGGCGGCCAGCAAGGCGGCGATGGACCGCCTGCTGAAGGCCCTTGTCGGCGAGAACGCCAGCGAGGCGACGCGCGAAAGCTTCCGCCAGCGCATCGTCGAAAACGCGATGAACGATGTCGAGGTGGAGATCGAGGTGGAGGATGCACCCTCCATGCCGTTCGAACTGCCCGGCATGGGCGGCAATGTCGGCATGATCAACCTGTCCGACATCATGGGCAAGGCCATGGGCCGCCAGAACCTCAAGCGCCGCAAGCTCAAGGTTCCCGATGCCTGGGACAAGCTGGTGGATGAAGAAGCCGAAAAGCGCATGGACCAGGACGATGTCGCCCGCGTCGCGCTGGCCAATGCCGAAACCAACGGTATCGTCTTCCTTGACGAGATCGACAAGATCGCCGTCTCCGACGTGCGCGGCGGTTCGGTTTCGCGCGAAGGCGTGCAGCGCGATCTGCTGCCGCTGATCGAGGGCACCACCGTCAGCACCAAGTACGGCCCGATGAAGACCGACCACGTGCTGTTCATCGCCAGCGGCGCCTTCCACGTTGCCAAGCCCAGCGACATGCTGCCCGAACTCCAGGGCCGCCTGCCGATCCGGGTGGAGCTTTCGGCGCTGAGCGAGGACGATTTCGTCCGCATCCTTTCCGAAACCCGCGCCAACCTCGTCCAGCAGTACAAGGCCCTGCTGGAGACCGAGAAGGTTACGGTGGAATTCACCCCCGAAGCCATCCGCGAGATCGCTCAGATCGCCGCGCAGGTGAACGAAAGCGTCGAGAACATCGGCGCGCGGCGCTTGCAGACCGTGATGGAAAAGCTGCTTGAGGAACTGAGCTTCGAAGCCGAAGACCGCGAGGGCGAGGTGGTGACGATCGACGCCACCTATGTCAGCGACCGGCTGACCGATCTGGCGCAGGACGCCGACCTGTCGAAGTATATCCTCTAG
- the hslV gene encoding ATP-dependent protease subunit HslV: MSNSRDSHGLVPWHGTTIIGVKKGGRTVIAGDGQVSMGNTVMKPNARKVRRIGDGKVIAGFAGATADAFTLFDRLERKLEAHRGQLMRAAVELAKDWRTDKYLRNLEALMIVADADVLLVLTGNGDVLEPEGGITAIGSGGNYALAAARALDSYEADAETIARKAMQVAADICVFTNDRVTVETI, from the coding sequence ATGAGCAATTCTCGCGACAGCCACGGACTGGTTCCCTGGCACGGCACCACCATCATCGGCGTCAAGAAGGGCGGCAGGACCGTCATCGCCGGCGATGGCCAGGTTTCCATGGGCAACACGGTGATGAAGCCGAACGCGCGCAAGGTGCGGCGGATCGGCGATGGCAAGGTGATTGCCGGATTTGCCGGGGCCACGGCCGATGCCTTCACCCTGTTCGACCGGCTTGAGCGCAAGCTTGAGGCGCACCGTGGCCAGCTGATGCGCGCGGCGGTGGAACTGGCCAAGGACTGGCGCACCGACAAGTACCTGCGCAACCTTGAAGCGCTGATGATCGTTGCCGATGCCGACGTGCTGCTGGTGCTGACTGGCAATGGCGACGTGCTGGAACCGGAAGGCGGCATCACCGCCATCGGATCGGGCGGCAACTATGCCCTGGCGGCGGCGCGGGCGCTCGATTCCTATGAAGCGGATGCAGAAACGATCGCGCGCAAGGCCATGCAGGTGGCCGCCGACATCTGCGTCTTCACCAATGACCGCGTGACGGTCGAGACGATCTGA
- a CDS encoding outer membrane protein assembly factor BamE, translated as MRHFRHLRAGVAALVAVAALSGCASIKDHRGYLADNALVDAVQPGIDNKLSVERALGRPTFVSEWGRKDWFYVSVDTKQAAFTRPRSYEQTILRVSFDDTGNVSGVEKIGMDKVVRLDPDGNKTPTLGRERGFLEDLFGNIGTVGTGMGGPAGGAPGTGPNGS; from the coding sequence ATGCGGCATTTTCGGCATTTGAGGGCAGGTGTGGCGGCGCTGGTCGCCGTGGCGGCGCTCTCCGGCTGCGCCTCGATCAAGGATCACCGCGGTTACCTTGCAGACAATGCGCTGGTCGATGCCGTCCAGCCGGGGATCGACAACAAGCTGTCGGTCGAACGCGCGCTGGGCCGGCCCACCTTCGTTTCGGAATGGGGCCGCAAGGACTGGTTCTACGTTTCGGTCGATACCAAGCAGGCCGCCTTCACCCGTCCGCGCAGCTATGAGCAGACCATCCTGCGCGTCAGCTTCGATGATACGGGCAATGTCTCGGGCGTAGAGAAGATCGGCATGGACAAGGTTGTCCGGCTCGATCCCGATGGCAACAAGACGCCGACGCTGGGCCGTGAACGCGGCTTCCTGGAAGACCTGTTCGGCAATATCGGCACGGTCGGCACCGGCATGGGCGGACCCGCCGGCGGCGCCCCGGGCACGGGCCCGAACGGAAGCTAG
- a CDS encoding ubiquinol-cytochrome C chaperone family protein, translating into MSILKRLLRPRGDDLSPYRPLWHRVVELSRDPAWYRDAGIADTVGGRFDAITLVLSAVLLRMEGEQELVEPSVRLTELFVADMDGQLRQSGVGDMVVGKHMGKLMSALGGRLGAYRDALASDDASLLEQAITRNVTLVEGADAALAAAKFRTLHAALAGRNAAALLAGDFALEAA; encoded by the coding sequence ATGTCCATCCTCAAGCGCCTGCTGCGACCCCGGGGTGATGATCTTTCGCCCTATCGCCCGCTGTGGCACCGCGTGGTCGAACTGTCGCGCGATCCGGCCTGGTACCGCGATGCGGGCATTGCCGATACGGTCGGCGGGCGCTTCGATGCGATCACGCTGGTGCTCAGCGCCGTGCTGCTGCGGATGGAGGGCGAGCAGGAACTGGTCGAGCCTTCGGTGCGGCTGACCGAGCTGTTCGTGGCCGACATGGATGGCCAGCTGCGCCAGTCGGGCGTGGGCGACATGGTCGTGGGCAAGCACATGGGCAAGCTGATGAGCGCGCTGGGCGGCCGGCTCGGTGCTTACCGCGATGCGCTTGCCAGTGACGACGCCTCGCTGCTGGAGCAAGCCATCACCCGCAACGTCACCCTGGTCGAAGGGGCTGATGCAGCCCTTGCCGCCGCGAAGTTCCGCACGCTCCACGCCGCGCTTGCCGGCCGGAACGCTGCCGCGCTGCTCGCTGGTGACTTCGCGCTGGAGGCCGCGTGA
- a CDS encoding DUF177 domain-containing protein, with amino-acid sequence MSEFTRMVDPRQITAAPLHLVASPQECAALAQRFGLVSVERLEADIALESDGPAVNASGRMKAAIVQSCAVSGEDLPVTIDEPITLRFVPESGAHRPDEEVELAEDDLDEIAYSGSQFDLGEEIAQSLALAIDPYAEGPQADEARRKAGISDEAASGPFAALAGLKKKD; translated from the coding sequence ATGAGCGAGTTCACCCGCATGGTCGATCCGCGCCAGATCACGGCAGCACCGCTGCACCTGGTGGCCAGCCCGCAGGAATGCGCCGCCCTGGCCCAACGCTTCGGCCTGGTCTCGGTCGAGCGGCTGGAGGCGGACATTGCGCTGGAAAGCGATGGCCCGGCGGTCAACGCCAGCGGCCGCATGAAAGCGGCGATCGTGCAGAGCTGCGCGGTCTCGGGCGAAGACCTGCCGGTGACGATCGACGAGCCGATCACCCTGCGCTTCGTTCCCGAAAGCGGCGCGCACCGGCCCGACGAGGAAGTGGAGCTGGCCGAGGACGATCTGGACGAGATCGCCTATTCCGGCAGCCAGTTCGACCTGGGCGAGGAAATCGCGCAGAGCCTTGCCCTTGCCATCGATCCCTATGCGGAAGGCCCGCAGGCCGACGAGGCACGGCGCAAGGCCGGCATCAGCGACGAGGCCGCCAGCGGACCATTTGCCGCACTGGCGGGGCTGAAGAAGAAGGACTGA
- the ssb gene encoding single-stranded DNA-binding protein — MAGSVNKVILVGNLGADPEVKSFQNGGRIANLRIATSESWKDKNTGEKKERTEWHTVVLQSDGLVRVAENYLRKGSKVYIEGQLRTRKWQDQSGNDRYTTEVSVGMNGVLTMLDGAPGSGGGQRSGGGGGDWGGGGGQRSGGGSSSGGGWNQGGGGSSSGGGFADDLDDDIPF, encoded by the coding sequence ATGGCAGGTTCAGTCAACAAGGTCATTCTGGTGGGCAATCTGGGTGCAGACCCGGAAGTGAAGTCGTTCCAGAACGGCGGGCGGATTGCCAACCTGCGCATCGCCACCAGCGAATCCTGGAAGGACAAGAACACCGGCGAAAAGAAGGAACGGACCGAATGGCATACGGTCGTCCTCCAGTCCGATGGACTTGTCCGCGTGGCGGAAAACTACCTGCGCAAAGGATCGAAGGTCTACATCGAAGGCCAGCTGCGCACCCGCAAGTGGCAGGACCAGAGCGGCAACGATCGCTACACCACCGAGGTTTCGGTGGGCATGAACGGCGTGCTGACCATGCTTGATGGCGCCCCCGGCAGCGGCGGCGGCCAGCGTTCGGGTGGCGGCGGCGGTGACTGGGGCGGTGGCGGTGGCCAGCGCTCTGGCGGCGGTTCGTCTTCCGGCGGCGGCTGGAACCAGGGCGGCGGCGGCTCGTCCTCGGGCGGTGGCTTCGCCGACGATCTCGACGACGACATTCCGTTCTGA
- a CDS encoding ferrous iron transporter B, with translation MSRLRKAALVGNPNAGKSALFNALTGARQKIANYPGVTVERKAGRLVLPTGEPIELVDLPGSYGLDATSPDEEVTRKVILGQFAGEDPPDVLVVVLDASNLEQHLVFAQEVIALGRPTVVALNMVDLAERDGLVLDAAALQSALGIPVISTVAVRRRGLDALAEAISAAEPRHPAPQAAHMSLTELRVSAHAIAEAAILSETARHKMHAKLDRVLLHPWLGPLILFALLFVVFQAVFAGATPFADALDAAAVALGDAVRGAMAPGLLRDLVTDGVIAGVGSVVVFLPQILILFFFILAMEASGYMARAAFLMDRMMAGVGLSGRSFIPLLSSFACAIPGIMATRSIADPKDRLTTILIAPLMTCSARLPVYAVIIGAVIPAKPVLGPVGLQGLVLFALYALGIVSAMVVALVLRRSVTKGAASGFIMELPKYQMPRPKDLLIGLWQRGWIFLRRAGTIIFMVTVVLWLLLNFPRAGQGESQVDASFAGKISSGLAVVVEPIGFNREIALSLVPAMAAREVAVSSLATTYAVDSGDEEQSQAALGEQISSRWSLATALAFLAWFVFAPQCMSTIAVTRRETNGWKWPLFMLGYLFGLAYLFAGLTYWTAVWLGLG, from the coding sequence ATGAGCCGCCTGCGCAAGGCCGCGCTGGTCGGCAACCCCAATGCCGGCAAAAGCGCGCTGTTCAACGCGCTGACCGGTGCCCGCCAGAAGATCGCGAACTATCCGGGCGTTACCGTTGAGCGCAAGGCCGGGCGGCTGGTGCTGCCCACGGGCGAGCCGATCGAGCTGGTCGACCTGCCGGGCTCCTACGGGCTCGACGCCACCAGCCCTGACGAGGAAGTGACGCGCAAGGTCATCCTTGGCCAGTTCGCCGGCGAAGACCCGCCCGACGTGCTGGTGGTGGTGCTCGATGCTTCGAACCTCGAACAGCACCTCGTCTTCGCGCAGGAAGTGATCGCGCTTGGCCGGCCGACGGTGGTGGCGCTCAACATGGTCGACCTTGCCGAGCGCGACGGGCTGGTGCTCGATGCGGCGGCGCTGCAATCGGCGCTGGGCATTCCGGTGATTTCCACCGTCGCGGTGCGGCGGCGCGGGCTCGATGCCCTGGCCGAAGCTATCTCCGCTGCCGAACCGCGCCACCCGGCTCCGCAGGCCGCGCATATGTCGCTCACCGAACTGCGCGTCTCCGCCCACGCCATTGCCGAGGCGGCGATCCTTTCGGAAACCGCGCGCCACAAGATGCACGCCAAGCTGGACCGCGTGCTGCTGCACCCGTGGCTGGGCCCGCTGATCCTTTTTGCGCTGCTGTTCGTGGTGTTCCAGGCCGTTTTCGCAGGCGCCACGCCGTTCGCCGATGCCCTGGATGCCGCCGCCGTTGCGCTTGGCGATGCCGTGCGCGGTGCCATGGCGCCCGGCCTGCTGCGAGACCTCGTCACCGATGGCGTGATCGCCGGGGTCGGATCGGTGGTGGTCTTCCTGCCGCAGATCCTGATCCTGTTCTTCTTCATCCTTGCCATGGAAGCATCGGGCTACATGGCGCGCGCGGCCTTCCTGATGGACCGCATGATGGCCGGCGTCGGGCTTTCCGGTCGCAGCTTCATCCCGCTGCTCTCCAGCTTTGCCTGCGCCATTCCCGGCATCATGGCAACGCGCTCCATCGCCGATCCGAAGGACCGGCTGACGACGATCCTGATTGCCCCGCTGATGACCTGTTCGGCGCGCCTGCCGGTCTATGCCGTGATCATCGGCGCGGTCATCCCCGCAAAACCGGTGCTGGGGCCGGTGGGCCTGCAGGGGCTGGTACTCTTCGCGCTCTATGCCCTCGGCATTGTCAGCGCCATGGTCGTCGCGCTCGTGCTGCGCCGCTCGGTAACCAAGGGCGCGGCCAGCGGCTTCATCATGGAGCTGCCCAAGTACCAGATGCCCCGGCCCAAGGATCTGCTGATCGGGCTGTGGCAGCGTGGCTGGATCTTCCTGCGCCGCGCCGGCACGATCATCTTCATGGTCACCGTGGTGCTGTGGCTGCTGCTCAACTTCCCGCGCGCCGGGCAGGGCGAAAGCCAGGTCGACGCTTCCTTCGCGGGCAAGATCTCCAGCGGCCTTGCCGTGGTGGTGGAGCCGATCGGCTTCAACCGCGAGATCGCTCTCTCGCTCGTCCCCGCCATGGCGGCGCGCGAAGTGGCGGTCAGCTCGCTGGCGACCACCTATGCCGTCGATTCGGGTGACGAGGAGCAATCGCAGGCGGCGCTGGGCGAGCAGATTTCCAGCCGCTGGTCGCTGGCCACGGCGCTGGCCTTCCTTGCCTGGTTCGTCTTCGCGCCCCAGTGCATGAGCACCATCGCCGTTACCCGGCGCGAGACCAACGGCTGGAAGTGGCCGCTGTTCATGCTGGGCTACCTGTTCGGCCTGGCCTATCTGTTCGCCGGGCTGACCTACTGGACGGCGGTCTGGCTGGGACTGGGCTAG
- a CDS encoding FeoA family protein translates to MTLDLLPVGQQARITAVDWPSLAQDEGKRLRALGLDAGAKVSVAHRGVFAGADPLAVTVGRMTVALRRVHARAMSVEEIAR, encoded by the coding sequence ATGACGCTCGATCTTCTTCCCGTCGGACAACAGGCCCGCATCACCGCGGTTGACTGGCCATCGCTTGCGCAGGACGAGGGCAAGCGCCTGCGTGCGCTGGGGCTGGATGCCGGGGCCAAGGTATCGGTCGCACACCGCGGCGTTTTCGCCGGGGCCGATCCGCTGGCCGTCACCGTCGGCCGGATGACCGTGGCGTTGCGCCGCGTCCATGCGCGCGCCATGTCGGTAGAGGAGATCGCTCGATGA